The segment ACAACTGCGCAACACATGGACTGACTTCAATTAAGCCAACTGTTGATGAGTCACTGAACCAcgcaaataaattctttgcCTCCGTGGGCAGCAATTTAGCCAATGAGATATTAGTCCAAAACAACACTTCTGATGCAATTTTGTCCAGTAAAGCTTCAGTGACGAAATCTCCTTGCGCTTCGTTGTTTTTTCATCCCACAGACGAGGAAGAAGTTGAAAAGCTCATATTAGACCTGAAATCCGATGGTGCAGCTGGTATTGATGAAATAAGCAACCGACTGCTAATAAATATAAAGGACTATATTCTCGGACCGCTTGTGTATATCTATAACTTAAGCATGTCCACTGGTACTTTTCCGGAGGGTTGGAAACTAGCTGCAGTAGTCCCCATTCACAAGGGGGGTTCAAAGGACTGTCCTGGAAATTACCGTCCTATCTCCCTCCTTTGCAGTTCCTCTAAGATTCTGGAAAAGATTATCAATAAGCGGCTCATCGCATTCTTCGAATCTGAGAAGATATTCTCTTCCAGACAATTCGGATTCAGAAAGAATATGTCTACTGAACAGGCTACTTCTCTTCTGGTAAAACTGGTCTCCTCCCACCTTGACAGAGGGGATAAATGCATAGGTGTTTTTCTTGATCTGGCTAAGGCGTTTGACACAGTTTCTATCCCGATCTTGTTAAGAAAGCTCCAACTGCTGGGCATTAGAGGCACTGCATGGACTTGGTTCAAAAGTTACCTAACAGACCGGAAACAATGTGTCAAACTTAGCGCCTTAGTCAGCTCACCTCTTCCTGTCACCTTCGGTGTCCCGCAAGGCAGCATACTTGGCCCTTCTTTGTTCCTAGCCTACATCAATGACATGATTTCTTTACACATAAATAGGGCTGAAATTATCTGCTATGCAGATGACACCGCTTTGATCTTTCACGAAGAATCCTGGGAAAAATGCTATGCTACTGTTGAACACGGCTTATCAGAAATCGCTAAGTGGCTTTCTAACAATTTGCTGACTCTCAACATATCCAAAACGAAATATCTTTGCTTTCATAAGACTGCGGCATCCGCTCCAAAATCTCGACCGGCCCTACAGATTAATTGTAAACCCGCCAGGAAAAATTCAGCCAATGACAACGTCACTAAGGATCATGGATCAATTTACAACTCTCCTACCATTAAATACCTTGGAATCACACTCGACGAAAAGCTAAACTTTAAAGAGCATTTAATCCTATTATCGGCAAGAGTGAGGAAAATAGTGTATATAATGAAACTTCTACGAAACTCCGCCAGCAAAGACGTACTAAAACTGGTGTACACCTCCCTTTGCGAGTCAATTATTACTTACTGCGTAAGTGTATGGGGGTGGCTCATCTGGAGTATCGCTCTTACCCCTCGAAAGAGCGCAACGATTCGTTCTGAAAGTCATGCTTCGTAAACCGATTCTCTTTCCCACGACTGAACTATACAAGGAAGCAGATGTCCTTACTGTGCGCCAGCTCATGATCCTGCGTGTGTCGATTCAGGTGCATGAGGAAACCACTCGCTCTCCGCAATACCTTGCGCTATTGAACAGGCGACTTTTCAAAATTCCAATCCCAATCGTAAAATCTGCTTTCGCTAAACGTTTCCCAAAATTTCTACATCCTTACATATATAACAAAACACTAAAGTTCTGCAACATCTCAAAGGACAGGATTCGTCAAGCTAAAAAAAAGATCATCAGCTGGCTAAAAAGTCTTAACTATCACGAAACTGAATCACTGCTGAAGGTTGTTTCTTGAGCTCGTTATCTCGTGCTTATCTACCCTTCTCATTCGCCCATTCACGGTTCCATACACTCATAAACAATCACACATGCagccacacacacacgcacacacatatatacgcattcacacgcgcgcacacacaccacGCACACAACCAAACACACAACCTCTGTCTCAACCACAATTGACTTAAATTAGATTATGTTCAAATTGTTTCTGACACAATATTTTCACAGACACATGTAAACATAccgtaatttaaataattaagtaccgaATCCGGTTACCACGTTACAGGCCCAGCCTAGTGTGGGACCAACAGATATTTGTAACCTTATTGTATGTGTTGtttcttgtaatttttaaaatattcgtACGTTTTGTTAACTCAGTAATTCTAagttcatttctaactctacacacGTAATTTGTACTTTGTCAGTTTAGTCAGTCAGTTACCTACAAATTTTACGGAACTCTCGGTGTGCAATTCCCACTCACACTTGGCCGAATTTTAgctacacttaggggctgtttcaccatccactgattagtgttaagtgacggttaaatgtgatgccgtctccgtctattcgaacaaaacaaatagagacggcatcacatttaaccgtcacttaacactaatcaatggatggtgaaacagccccttaacctaTGAAACTTTAGTTAGGGAAATGATAAACAATGGCCTATGTTTTTCCATGacaactattttattttcccGTTTATGAATCAAAATTCCATTCATACTATGACGTTAGGTTATCCAGCAATAAATACTGGGACACTTCCttaagtagttttatttaaaattggaTCCTAGTGAGTGAAACTTGTCTTTATGTAGACACCAAGCAGCCAACTAATAAACAGGTACTATTTttataaatcaatcaatcatttaggggctgtttcaccatccattgtatgtgttaactgacggttaaatgtgatgccgtctctatttgttttgttcgaaggcctcacatttaaccgtcagttaacactaatcaatggatggtgtaacAGCCCCTTATTCTCTGATAACTAGATGCTATTCTGCGTTCCCATCAAAGAGTGCGAGGATgagttgcgaggaatgtttttcatcaaccaataggaacgcttcatttacccatcctcgctccgctcagaagttcgtgtcgtgcgatccctctcgctctcgtattaaatagtataagtgttagagggaccgcacgacacgaacttcgagtttcgagtttcgtagtaaccctgctgttTCCACTAGACTAGCGTATTGACAGAAGATAgtgaatgaagcgtttctattggttcatgaaatagcacgttactgtagaggccgggaagtagggggttgccggccaagcagatatagaccgccgagcgtagcgaggccggatagggatgcgaggccggcaaccccaggttccggccgaggcttgtatagtgctttttttttttcaaacattacatgaaataaaaaaaaacaagaaatgaagctggcgggacgctagtctggtcgccctgttgtgtggctgctggcggcgggcggtgttgctgggcgtgggccgcgtgcatgtcgcagagcgcgcgttgaaacaaaagacggtcgcattgccggccagcggcctgcaaggttgtatgaaatctctttgcaggccgctagagtgaccgcgcgcacgcagctgagccacagcgcctgcagcgcgatacttctcggcctattatttgtaacacaacgtcaatatttcatgtcatgtttgagaaaaaaaatattagcctacaattataaaactaagtatactcagcagcacataATTTGGCTTCTTCTTCTTTTGTATAAAGAGATAAGACACAAGAGTAAGTTAAGTACAGCATTAAACTAATGTATTGATTAATGTCATGCAAATAATTAGATAGGTATAAAAACCACAAAAGCTAATTAAAACGGGCCTCCTGTTGCTGGACGCGTGACATTTGATATGTGCGATGTTCACATTGAAGAATATCTATAAGTACTTACGTTATTATATTACTATCTAAAGTCAAAATTCCATTCAACCAAAATCAAAACTACAAATTCTGTCACGAAACAGCGAGCTTCCTAAACTGTTTCCTCATTGCCCATTTGACAAAGTTTTATCCCCACAGATCTCCAAAATGGGACCCATCGTGTTCCTGCTTCTCCCAGCTTTGAGCTTCGCTAGCATCACAGTCAACATCAAAGCTTCAGCAGCACAGAGCCAAGCCTTCATCACCCACTATGGAAAAGACTCCAACATCATCACGGATACCGAACGTGAATCATTTAACATCACCGATAACCCTTTAACAGCTACAGTAGCTGCGTACTCTGGTACTAAGCCTACTAATGTGTTCGTAAAGAGACCTACACCTTGGGGTGACTTATACAAAACTTACAACTGGGATGAAGTTCGTAGAGAAACAAAAGTGAAACAGGATAGAATACTGCCTGTAAAGACGCAAGAAGTAACTCTAGTTAAAGGAAGGTACACTAATAATAGCACTTTAAACGGCACTTTCGTTTGCAATTATGAACACAAAATAGAGAACGTAATAAGCAATAACTTCACTGGTAAAAATGCATCTGTTAACGTTACTTACAATGTTGATTTACTATTAGGTTTGGAGCCGCCTATTCATTTGAAATTCGTCTCGCATTTAGCCAATAATACAGAAATTACTGATAAAAGAACATTAAAGTCAGATAGtgctgttatttttaatcttaaaCCCGCCCAATCTGCGACAGCATTCCTTAACGCTACTAAAGTTTTAATGACGGTAGAAGTGAACTATGCAACCAGTCTAAGTGGATACTTGGCTGTGAACTACAACCCAAGGCACGAGGGTCATCATTTCTGGGCGTATGATGTGAAGGATGTCCTGATGTCTGCTGGCGAATCTTTCGTACAAAATAGTACTAATGTTGTAACTGTCCAGTATTATACTGATGCTAAAATTGTAGTAGTCGATGATGAAACTGGTAAAGTGATTAAATCTGAAAATGTTGGctattaaaattttgatattttttaaagaataaatcATAAGAAAAAGACgatattaaaaatcaaaaagttGGTGACGCCTGTAACTCTACCAGTAAGCCAAATCCCGACCTTAATACCTTTACTtacagtaatatttattttgtttttaagataTAAAGTGCGTCGAATACTTAGCAGTTGTTTTTATTACCATATTGTCATGGACCGTATAAATGATTAGGTTCACAAATCGACAGATACAAAAAAAGTATTCTGACGGACACAGAACCTCTTTTGTTGGTCGGTTAAAAAAAGTGTCATCATGGATATGGAAGGTATAGTGTTTAATTATCAtataagttttgttttaaaatgtgattttgaatacaatttttttgttaactataggcacttttttatttattttccgaaATTTCTAGTCAATTCAACTTAAGTGGGTTAAATTCGACAGCCAAAATTTGACCTACACTTATAGGGCAAagccttagataatttaagacggcaaagcaaataaaagcttgcttaaaaaaaaaactctacaaaatattaaaatatttgattattaacattttaaagttcacgatatattattaaaaatcgtgaacattatattatttacatagtTAGAGTCAAAGatattcacgatgacgcgtgccgtggttcttgtCACATTGTAATTAATGGCtagttttgacaaaatcacgcgtcttcgtggatggcactaggtcaCAGAATAACTAACTAGGTATAATTTCGTTAACAATCTGATtggtttataaacaaaaaaattaagcgcgataaaaaataaacttttatcccgAAGAAATGCACAGTTcgcgagggaacagcgcgcgataccgaatactacgcgggcgaagctgcgagcaaaagctagtaaataaataaaattataaccgCCATCTTTTTTGATGCCAGTTAAAATGCCTTTTCTTTAGTTTAGAGTACTTTACCTGTTACTTTACCTTGTATTTTGCGACGGCTTTTCAACGTTAGTCAACTATAGGCAACCAACATCACGGGAAAAACAATATTAGTAATGCAAACTACCATTAACCTTAATTACATTTTGCGTGTgccttaattataattatctacATGTCGCCACTTGCAGCatctgtatgtttgttaaataaatccaaatattgcaacatatcgaaaatacaaactgagacatggatgcacagaaaaaccagaaaaagagaccagcgctgggaatcgaacccaggtcctcagcaatccgtgctgcgtgctataaaccTACACcacgctggacaggaatctagacacgaatttttcctatgcatacatatctcaggttgcttatttctactacgctacttatgcagcagcactagcgacatctatgttccgctctcatcgagagacgtcacactctttcggaaccaaccgctcacccagacaagagatgtcgctactaagcaatcaaattatgattgtttttttttggagtctttttgtattttttttttatttcaactccaagtttgttacttttacgggtatcccgtgaaaccatatcgaaaatacaaactgagacatggatgcacagaaaaaccagaaaaagagaccagcgctgggaatcgaacccaggtcctcagcaatccgtgctgcgtgctataaaatacaaaaagactccaaaaaaaaaaccaatcataaccaaatattgcaagttaaattactACGTAATTGACCGGACACTCGTTTGACTGCACAGGGGGCTAGCTACTACGGAATTCGacaatcaaagttcgtatcgtaccgtcgctctcactctcgtatcaaataatattaacgtaaGCTGGACGGCAAGGTAAAATTCTGAATTTTGGACTTCGTAGTAAGTACTTTGTTTGTtaactgtacccttagtgtaagttttccgttacaaaatacgtctcgatcgcgttttcgttaaaatctcaatttgtatggaaacctaaacatcgcaaacgttccgctagaggcgctgttcgtgtttccatacaaattgagatataacgcgaacgcgatcgagacgtattttgtaaccgaaaacttacactaagggtacaggatGCTATTTTAcaatagtgtgttaaccctgattaattctgcaatacaatgtcaacccttagaaaatatttttcacagatgacattgtattgcaaaatggactcagtattgcaaaataGCATCCAACTTGTAATGTTGCAGTGACAAAGTTTCTAAGTATTATAGGAAGTGATGGAACAGCGCTACGGTCTTAAGGGACTAGCCTGTTGCCGGCGACTCTGTCTgcatagaattcatttatcgctgttcccgcgggaactaagcaattttccgggatagaaacTATTCTCCCCTCTCCTTCCcagcttagagcaacgcgggcttcctacggaagggagtagctattcgccgcgttcccctctgccaaagtacaagcccaactgggcatacgaattttataaaacaaggcaaGCGCTTGGATTTCAAGCTAGACCGAATCCAGtcgctgcagtgctaaaaatgccgaattgttcagttttctgctgcaaaaagagatctgggacatcaagcttgcaaaaagatggtgtaacatttcacatgtaagtaaattgttatcgtattattggtatttaattacatttaggggctgtttcaccatccattgattagtgttaactggcggttaggtgtgatgccgtctctatttgttttgttcgaatagacggagacggcatcacatttaaccgtcggttaaagctaatcaatggatggt is part of the Choristoneura fumiferana chromosome 29, NRCan_CFum_1, whole genome shotgun sequence genome and harbors:
- the LOC141444111 gene encoding U-megalopygitoxin(8)-Mc8-like; amino-acid sequence: MGPIVFLLLPALSFASITVNIKASAAQSQAFITHYGKDSNIITDTERESFNITDNPLTATVAAYSGTKPTNVFVKRPTPWGDLYKTYNWDEVRRETKVKQDRILPVKTQEVTLVKGRYTNNSTLNGTFVCNYEHKIENVISNNFTGKNASVNVTYNVDLLLGLEPPIHLKFVSHLANNTEITDKRTLKSDSAVIFNLKPAQSATAFLNATKVLMTVEVNYATSLSGYLAVNYNPRHEGHHFWAYDVKDVLMSAGESFVQNSTNVVTVQYYTDAKIVVVDDETGKVIKSENVGY